The following coding sequences lie in one Aquabacterium olei genomic window:
- a CDS encoding 3-oxoacid CoA-transferase subunit B, with translation MSQEQSYTRWTRDQMAARVAQDIPDGAVVNLGIGLPTAVANHLSADKEVVLHSENGVIGMGPAPKEGEEDFDLINAGKQPVTLLPGGCFFHHADSFAMMRGGHLDVCVLGAFQVSASGDLANWHTGAPDAIPAVGGAMDLAIGAKKTYVMMEYLTKKGEAKLTPTCTYPITGIGCVSRLYTDLAVIDLVNGEARVLDLAPGLTFEALQAMTPGVTLTQA, from the coding sequence ATGAGCCAGGAACAAAGCTACACCCGCTGGACCCGTGACCAGATGGCCGCCCGCGTCGCGCAGGACATCCCCGACGGCGCCGTCGTCAACCTCGGCATCGGCCTGCCCACCGCCGTGGCCAACCACCTCTCGGCCGACAAGGAGGTCGTGCTGCACTCCGAAAACGGCGTCATCGGCATGGGCCCCGCGCCGAAGGAAGGCGAAGAAGACTTCGACCTCATCAACGCCGGCAAGCAGCCCGTCACGCTGCTGCCGGGCGGCTGCTTCTTCCACCACGCCGACAGCTTCGCGATGATGCGCGGCGGCCACCTCGACGTGTGCGTGCTGGGTGCCTTCCAGGTGTCGGCCAGCGGCGACCTCGCCAACTGGCACACCGGCGCACCGGACGCCATTCCCGCCGTGGGCGGCGCGATGGACCTCGCCATCGGCGCCAAGAAGACCTACGTGATGATGGAGTACCTGACCAAGAAGGGCGAAGCCAAGCTGACCCCGACCTGCACCTACCCCATCACCGGCATCGGCTGCGTCAGCCGCCTCTACACCGACCTGGCCGTGATCGACCTGGTGAATGGCGAAGCCCGCGTGCTGGACCTGGCCCCCGGCCTCACGTTCGAGGCCCTGCAGGCCATGACCCCCGGCGTCACGCTGACGCAAGCCTGA